TGGTTGAACCCGGGCCAGTGGATAACGGGGACGACTAACGCGCCGACGCCGGAGCCTTGATCCCTTTCTCCAGCCGGTCCGCGAGCTGGGAATAAGACGTCCGTTTCTCCGGATCACTTACCTGCCGCGCGTAACGCCGGTAGGCGGACACCGCTCTTTTCAACGGGCTAACCGCTCTCGGCAGGGCCGCCAAGGCATCTTTGATCAGCTCGTACATGGCAAGCGCTCGTTCGGCGGCTTTTAAGTAACATTCCGCGTCGAACCGTTCCCCTTTTTCGAAATAGAGCGAGACCAGGTTATCGAGCTCAAAGGTCGCGCCGCGCATTTCCCGCTTATCGGAGAACAACCGGTAAGCCCGCTCCTTATTCTCGATCACCTCTTCCAGATTGGCGAGCGTGTCGAATCCCGGGGCGTTCTTGCGCAGGAAGCTCAAGGCGTTGGCCCGGTAAGAGAGCGCGTAGGCGATCTGCAGGGTCGATCTTTTCAGCCGCTGGAACTGCTGCAGCGATGCGGTGCGCAAAGCGAGCGCTTCCTGCAAAAGGGTAACCGCTTCCGGCTGGCTCACCGGCAGGGGGTCGCCCGTCCGCTCCTGCACCAGAAAATATTTGGCAAAAATTTCGACGGCGGAAGAGGCGTGGCCGAGCTGGAAACCGGCGTTCAGGAAATCGTTCCCGGCGGCGTATTCCGCGGCCGCCTGTTTACGGCCTTCGACGATCTCCCTGACCAGTCCTTTGACCGACGGGTCCCGGAAACCGCTCAGTGGCAGCCGGTTGAATTGCTCCTGTTTCCGCCGCGTGATCCGTTCGAAATTGTTTACCGGCCGGGTCGGGCCGGCCGTGCGCGCCGGTCCAACAGTTGTAACCCCCATTTATTTGCTCCTTATTGCGCCAAAACCGTTCAAAGCTATTTTCGGCGATGTTCGGCGGTTATTTCAACATATTTGACAGAAAGGGTCGCGGGTGGGAAAATCGTGATATGGACAAGAAAACCATTTTGCTCACTGGCGCTTCGCAAGGAATCGGCAAAGAAACGGCCCTCCTCTTCCAGGCGCGCGGCTGGAACGTGGCGGCGACGATGCGCCAGCCGGGGAAAAGCGCCCTGCCGGGGATCTTTTGCCCGGCGCTCGACGTCACGGAACCGGAAACGATCGAGGCGGCGGTCGCCGCGACGATCGCCAGGTTCGGCGGGATCGACGTCTTATTGAACAACGCCGGCTACGGCGCGGTCGGTCCTTTTGAGGCGGCGACCCGGGAGCAGATCGTGCGCCAGTACGAGACGAACCTGTTCGGTTTAATGGCAGTTACCAGAGCGGTCCTTCCCCATTTCCGTCAGCGCCGGAATGGCCTGATCATCAACGTCACTTCGGTCGCCGGGCGGACGACTTTCCCGCTCTACACGCTTTACAATTCGACCAAATGGGCGGTGGAAGGTTTTTCCGAAGCGCTCCGTTTTGAGCTGGAACCGTTAAATATCAAGGTGAAGGTCGTCGAGCCGGCGGGGATCAAGACCGAGTTCAGCCACTCCTCGGCCGATATTCTGGTCGACCCCAAGCTGACCGATTACGAGCCCTTTATCGCCCGGGTCAAACCGTGGATCGAGCAGATGGATAAGGGCGGCCACCCGCCCCGGGAAGCGGCCGAGGTGATCTACCGCGCGGCCTCCGACAACCGCAACAAGTTCCGCTACGTGGTCGGAACGGACGGCAAATTCCTTTTGTTCCTGAAACGCCTGCTGCCCGACAACTGGGTCTTCGCTTTCTCGAAAATGCTGTTCGTTAAAGGAGCTTCCCGATGAAAACGTTACTAATCTGCGCTTCCTACCATCACCAGAACACGCTAAAGGTCGCCCGGGCGATAGCCGAGGTCCTGGGTGCGAAGATCGCGGCGCCGGCGGATGTTGATCCGACCTCCCTAGCCGGCTACGACCTGATCGGGTTCGGTTCCGGGGTTTACGACAGCAAATTCCATGTCGGCATCCTGGACCTGGTCGCCAGGCTGCCCGAGCTAAAAGGGAAAAAGGCCTTTGTTTTTTCCACCAACACGTTCGGTTTGAAACTTTTTAACGACCGGTTCAAACCGCTGTTGGCACAAAAGGGGTTTGCGGTGATCGGTGATTTTACCTGCCCGGGGTTTATCGACTTCAGTTTCATCAAGTACTTTTTCGGCGGCATCAGCAAGGGCCGGCCGAACGAAAAGGATATCCAAAACGCGCGGGAATTTGCTAAGCAGCTTCTCAAATAAACCCTATTCGCTTCTTTGGCCTCTCTTCCACGATCAACATTTTGCGGATCGCTTCAAAGATCGCGCCGATCTCCCGCTCATGCTTATCCAATCGTTTGCCAAACCGCTCTTCCAATAGGTCGAGCTTCAGCGCCAGTTCCTTATGGAAAAATAGCGCCTGTTTGAACTTCACAAACGCCCGCATGATCTGAATATTAACCTGTATTGCCCGTTCGCTATTAAGGACCGATGAAAGCATTGCGACGCCTTGTTCGGTAAAGGCGTAAGGGCGCCACCGCAACCCCATCCTATCCGCGTTGGAGGTCACAAATTGTGACCTCCAATCATCGAACTCTTTCCGATCAAGTTCAAACATGAAGTCCTCTGGAAACCGGTCCAGATTCCTATTTACCGCTTGTTTTAGCACTTTAGTCGCCACTCCATACAGGGCGGCCAGATCCCGATCCAGCATCACCTTTTGTCCCCTGATCAAGTATATTTTGCTTTCGATCCGCTCAAGCGGGACAAGTTCGTTCATGTCCAGCCTATAGCAATCTTATTGCCACGAGGAACAACGGGGGAAATGTAGTGATTTTCGACAGTTGATCTTAAGACACTTCTACAAACAGATTATCTGATATTTATAAGCCAAACAGACGAGTCTTATTATTTCTTTCTGCTCAACGTCAAATTCATCGGACAATCGATCATTTTTAGCTCTTTATCGACAACGACAAGATGATCGGCGTCTTTTTGGCGGAAGTTGTAGATCTCTTGCGGTTTGTTGTAGTTCAACTGGATGATCTCGTACTTACCGAACTTGACCGTCTGCCACTTACCGGCGGAAGTGAATGTTTTGTCCCCGTCCCGCGTCGCCAGATAGGTTTCCTTCAAGAAATAAGTGCCGTCCTGGTACAAAGTCAGCTCGGTCTTTAAGCCCGCGCAATCGGCGCCGGGGAGGACGCCCTCGTAGGTTGTCCCCGGCTCTTTCCGGTTAATAAAGAAAAACCCCAAGCCGAGGCAAATCACGATCAGCAAGATCAACGCGAGGCCAAGCCATTTATTCATGACTCATCATTATAATCCGGGTTTTTGTTAAAGAACAGCGTCAAAGGGGTAATAAGGGACGGCGGCTTGCCGCTCGCCGGCCGCGTGGAAGATCCGCGCGTCGCCGAATTCGGTCAGCGGCCGGCTGTCCTTGACCAGCAGCGCCAGCTCGTCGAGCATGACATCTTCGCCCCAATTCCAGCCGAGATCTTTTTTCATGGTCGACGGAATGACCAGATAATCCGCGGCGGTCGCCCGAGCACGCACATGGTCAACAACGGCCCCTGAATGGCAGGCCATAAAAACCAGCACCTTTTTACCGGCAATGGCGTCGAGCTTGTCCAGCAGCTCCCGGTAAAGCAGGTCCCCGATCCGGTCCGGCAGGCCGTGCGCCCGGACAAACATGAGCGTCAAAGTATCCTTATCCGCGACTTGCGAGAAAGACGCCAGCGCGCGGTAAACGGCGGCCTGGGGATCCGCCAGGTCGGGGAATACTTTGAGGATTTGTTCATAAGCAACCCTTGAGCCGGCCCGATATTTGTAAACATCAACGGCACAATGGATATTGAAGCACATCTGCGCCAGCCCCCAACTTAGGTCGTCGGAAAAATTCGCCCGCCGCTCGATCACTCCGTATCCCCAGGCCGGGTCTTTATTGTCGATCATTTCATTGTAAGCGATCTCGACCGTCCCGCAGGCCTCAGCTACGCGCCGGTCGCGCTCCGGCCCGGTTATTTTCTCCCGGTGTTCCAGATGATAGGCCGCGTCCGACCGGAGGTCCAGCCGCCCGCCCCTTAGGGCCGCTTCCAGCTGATAGATCGAGCAATTCCCTCTCCCCCAGTTCCCTGACCGGGCCAAGATCCGGGAATACGGGATCGACCAGTCAGCCGGCTGGTCCGCCTGGTTGACCAATAGGGCCAGCCTTCTTTTGGGCTGGATTATTCGCGGTGCGATCCTGGCAATTGCCATGTTAACTTCCGGATAACTGTCGTCATAAAGAAGACAATATTTCAACATTTTCATCTTTATTGCTCTATCGCGTCGCGGACTCCATTGACAAGGAAAGGCGGGAGTGGCAAAATCATTCTTAACTATGGAGGTTTCAATGAAAAAAACATTGTTCGTTCTGCTGGCCGCGGTCTTGGCCCTGCCCGCCCTCGCCTGTTCCGACTTCCTGCTTAATAATTCCGGTTCCCAGGTGGTCTCCGCCCGGACAATGGACTTTGGTCTCGAACTGCAGGCGCAGGTCGTGGTCGTCCCCCGCGGCGAGAAGTGCGTTTCCGCCCTCTCGGAGACCGACACTTACATGAAGTGGACGTCAAAGTACGGTTTTGTCGGGACCAACGTCGCCCACCTCCCCGCTTTTACCGATGGCTTGAACGAGAAAGGGTTATCAATCGGGACCCTTTGGCTGACGGCGACCAAATATCCCGACGTCTCCAAAGTTGACCGGAGCAAAGTGATCCAGATCGGCGACGTCGCCCACTGGATACTTGGCAGTTTTGCCACCGTCGACGAGGTCAAACTGGCGTTAACAAAAACGGTCGTCACCGGCGTGCCGTATAAACAGATGAATAACATGCTCCTGCCGCTCCATCTGGCGATTCACGACCGGAACAAGAAGAGCCTGGTCGTCGAGTTCGTCGGCGGCAAGTGGCAGATCTACGATAATCCGTACAACGTCATGACCAACGACCCGCCGTTCCCGGAGATGGTCAAAACCCTGGCCCGGTACAATAAACTGAACAACGACCGGGGCGGTATGCTCGGTTTACCGGGCGACTCGCTCCCGCCGAGCCGTTTTGCCCGGATCTATGTTTTAAACAAGTTCGTCGCCCGGTCCAGGAATGCCCGCGAGGCGGTCAATAACGCCAGGCATATCCTCGATCGGGTAACGCTGGTCAACGGGGAAGTGAAGAACAGCATCACCGAATACGGCCTGGTCCGCGACCATAAGAACCTCGTTTATTACGTGATCGACGATGAAAATACCAACCTAAGGGCCATCGACCTGAAGAAGCTTGACTTCAAACCGGGCGCGAAACAATCGGCAACGCCGATCGCGGCCGACAACTGGTTCGTCCCGGCCAACGGTGAATTAACGCCGTTATTATAATGAATAACAAATTATTTATTCTGGGCCTGGCCGCGATCCTTGGTCTCTCGCTCCTCTCCGGTTGCAGCACCAGCAGCTCCGGGCCCGGCCAGTACCAGCCGTACCTTAATGCCTTACTGGCGGCCGAGTGGGCGAACTATAGCGCGGGGAAAGCGAACTTTGGCGGCGGTTTGGCGATGTACATCATTTCCCCCAAAGGGAGTTTCTACGTGTCGGCCAACATGCCGGGCGGGACCGCGGACACCCATTTCCGCGGGGCCAGTACTACTAAGAGTTATACCGCGGCGGCCATTATGCTCCTCCATCAGCAGGGGAAGCTGAATATCGACGACCTGATCACCGCTAACATCCCCGGCTCGACCGAACCATATGTCCCGAACACCGCCAATTATAATATCCCCAACAAGAACGCAATCACGATCAAGCTGCTCCTCAACCACCGGGCCGGCGTGTGGGACATCACTAACCAGGATATTCCTTCCACGGAAACCGAGCCGTATGCCGGGTATAACTACCTCGATTACGTCAAGGGAATCGATCCGGAGCATACATTCACCTGTGACGAGCTGGTCGGGGTCGTGGCAACCTGTGAACTATGCAATTTTACCCCCAGCGCTTCTTACGAATACAGCGATACCGGCTATTCCCTGCTCGGTAAGATCATCGAGCGGGTTTCCGGCCTGCGCTACGATCAGTTCATGCAGGCAAACCTGTTAATACCGAACGGCTTGACCAAGACCAGTTTCCCTTACCTGGGGACGGACCGAACTATCCCCACTCCGTTCGAGACCGGGTACCAGTACCTGTCCGGCGCCCTGACCGACGTCACGGTCGATAACATGTCCGGCCATTTGGCTGAAGGGAACGTGATCACCACGCCGGCCGACCTGGCTAAGTGGATGAGAGCGCTGATCGAAGGAACAGCGGGCTTGAACGCCGCGACCGTCGGCCTGATGACGACCGAAGCCACGGCCAGGAACTACGGCCTGGGGATCTTTAGGATACCGGGGCTTGGTTACGGTCATAACGGGGCGCATAACGGATATTTAACGACCGCGCTCTGCGATCCGGTCCAGGATGTGACGGTCGTCATGTCCGCCTCCGTCATCAACTGGAACGACCTGGCGGGCGAAATGGCCTGTCTCTATAACACCAGCCGCGCGGTCAAGAACCTGCTCGGCTATTCCACCGCCGAAGGATACTGACCAGCGTTAAGAGGGCGATAGGCATCAGAACAGTCTCGATCCAGATGCCGAGGCCGGCGTTATACGGCGACCAGTTGTTGTTGTAGATGATCTCCCGCACGTGACCAACGCCGCAGCCGACCATCGTAATCGAAGCAACGATCGCGGTCGCCAGCCAGAAATCTTTCCGGAACCAGATACAGAGGATCCCAAGCACGCCCTGGCCCAAGTTCATCATCCCGACCTCGTACTGGAACGGGCTGCCGGCCGGCCAACCGATCAGCGCGGCGATCGCCGCCCCGTTCCACACATGGTTAATATAAGCCAGCAGGCCCATGACCCCGACCTGGAAAACCAATAGATAAAGCAGGATGATCTCAATGATATTCGCCGCCGTCCGGGGTTTCTTGGACCAAACAATATTAACGGTCGAGAAGATGGCAACCAGAGCCAGACAAATTAACCAGATCAAAATAACTCCTCCTTATTTTCCCGGGGTGTGGAACTTATGCAAGAAACGGTGGATGATCGGCGCTAGGAGGATCGCCGCCGTGGTCAAAAAGGCGATGCCGCTGTAAAGCGCGTAAAATGTGGCAAAGACTTTGCCGGACGATGTCCGCAATACGTCAACCGGTCCCATGCCGGCCAGGATCATGGAGGCGTTGAGCGTAGCGTCCAGCCAGGATAATCCCTCCGTATAATGATAACCGACCGCGCCCAGCCATAACGAGAAGGCGATAAAACCGAGGGCGATAAAGATACTCTTGGTTAGCCGAACGATAAAATGCTTAAAGGGGAGCAGCGGCTGTTTATGGTGCTCGTACATCGGGACTATTATATTACTTTACAGCGGTCAGGAGCAAGGGGGGTGAATCATTAATATGCTATAATTCACCAGTCATGCGGCATTTATTGACCTGGATGTTTATTTATACTTTGGTCATGGCTTTAGGCCAGATATTCCTGAAACTGGGAATGAGCAAAATGGCCGGCTTTTCGCTGCAAAGCACCAAAGACGCTTTTCTAATCTTGCCGGGCTTGTTAAGAAGTCCCTACATATTGCTGGGCGCCGGACTGATGGCCGCTTCCTTTGTTCTCTGGCTGTTCATTCTCTCCTGGTTCAGATTAAGCCTGGTTTTTCCCTTGACCGCCCTGACTTACGTCTTTGTCGTTCTGCTCTCCTATTTTATGCTTGGGGAAAAGTTGTTAAGCCAAAATTACGCGGGCATCGTCCTGATCGCTTTCGGGATCTTCTTTCTGCTCTACAAATAAAAGGCGTTAGCCAGCTTGCTTCTTATAGTTCTTGAGCATTCGCCCAAAACTGCGCTCTTTCTGCTTCCTTTCCAGGCTCGATAGATCATAATGAGCGGATTCCTTTTTCAGCTTAAGATAGTTCTGATACTTGGCCTCGCTTAATTCCCCGGAGCGGACCGCAGCCAGAACGGCGCAACCCGGTTCGTGGTCGTGGGTGCAATCGGCAAATTTACAAGCCTTAGCTATCGCAGAGATATCACTGAAAACATCCGCCACCGCTTCGCCTACCTGAGCCAAGCCAACCTCCCTGATCCCCGGATTATCGATGACCATGCCGCCGTTTTTAAGGACAAACAGTTCACGGTGAGTGGTGGCATGTCTCCCCTTTTTGGTGGAGGCGCTGATCATTTTCGTCTTTAACAGCTCTTGGCCCAGCAACTCGTTAATAAGCGATGACTTGCCCACCCCGGAAGATCCGACAAAACAATAGACCTTTCCTTTGCTGATGGCTTGACGCAATCCGGCGATCCCGGAGCCGTCGGCCGCGCTGGTCGTGACGATCTCGATATCCCGGAATCGCTCTTTGAGCTGCGCGACTTTGTCCGCTAATTCCTCTTCTGACGCCAGATCGCTTTTGTTCAGCACAATGACCGGCTCGATCTTGCCCGCTTTAACGATCGTCAAATACCGCTCCAACCGGTTCAGATTGAAGTCCCGGTCAACCGCCTGGACCACAAAAGCCACATCTATATTAGCCGCGATCGGCTGTACATCATCCTGGCCCGCAGCTTTACGGGACAGAATAGTTCTGCGGGACAATATTTCCCGGATCACCGCATGGCCGGGCTCCAACTCTGATATTATGACCAGATCGCCAACGACCGGATAATCGGTCTTGGCTGCGGCGGAGAACATCATTTTGCCGGTCACTTCGGCCCAGCACTCGGCGGCGCCGCTTCTGACGCGGTATTTACCCCGATACTGGGCGACGACCCGGGCGGTTAGATCCTGATCTGGCATATAGTAACTGATTATAGCAAAAATGTTATAATTAATTATGCTGATCCTTGCCGTCGAAACTTCATTAGCCCCATAAACACATCAGTGATTATTTGGCTTAATAGCCATGAATTATTTTCTCTGTTTCCCATCCATTTAGCTTTAAATGCTTGAATTTAATCACCGCCCTATCCTTCTTTACGATTATTACCTCGATCAATTCTCGTAAGAACATCTTGCGCTTTACGTCAGTCATCTTTCTCCAGATTGATGTGAATTTTTTCATTTTACCTATTGAGACGGCTTGCTTGGTTTCATTCTTTGATGATTGGAACAGGTCTGCCTTCTCTTTATCCAAAGCCTCTTTTCTTTGTTTTAGCTGATCCAGAGTAATTAATCCATTTTCATACATCTCAATTTGCTTGCTATATTTCTCATTGAGCCGCTTAACATATGGCTCAATGTCGACAATTTCTTTCTTTTTCCTGCTTTTGAGGTGCTCATTAAACTCATCAACAAAAGTTGTCCCCTCAATATTCTCTTTTACCGCTTGAACAACAGCATCATTTAATCGCTTATAATTAGCATTAACACCTTTACAGTAATGTTTCCCCCCATAAAGATATCCACGACAGTAATATGTGCTAAATGACGTCTTCCTGGGGTGCTTAGGGGTTGATCTACATGTTTTAACTCCCATTGAATAGCCACACAAACCACAACGGATTAGCCCGGTTAAAAGATGATACCTTTTGAGCCGACTAAAAGATGCGGTCTTTTTCCTTTCTCCCAGCATCTTTTGAGCCGTTCTGAATTCCTCTTCATCAATTATCGGCTTATGTAATCCCTTAGCTATTTGCCAGTCTTTTGATTCTGCTTGTTTCCACCATCTCTTGTCGCTTCTCGTAGTACTTAAAACAGGCCTTCGTCTACCATAAGCAATTTTACCGGTGTAGATCGGATTCCTTATAACTGCTAAGACTCTTTGGCTCATCCACATTTTGCCGGCCTTAGTGAACACTTTCATCGCATTTAACTTGTCGGCGATCGCCCTTCCGCTCAATAAGTCTTTTGTAAACCAACGAAATATCATTTTGATCGTTGATGACTCATCACTATTGATCTTTAGCCCTTTATTATCCTTATCGTCTTTATCATAGTCATAACCATAAGGCGCATATTGCCCTCCTGTCCATCTACCAGAAGCTGCTGTTGCCGCATTAGTCTCCCTTATTCTTTCCCCATCTAATTTAGCTTCAAATTGTGCGATTGATGAGACAATGTTGACTAAAAGATCTCCGATAGCATTAGAAGTATCTATATGCTCCGAAAGAGAAACGAACTTTACGTCCTGCTGTTTATATACCTTTAGCTTTTCGCTACAATCAGCAACATTTCTGAACATCCGGTCAAGTCGGTTAACAACAATATAATCGAACTCTTTAAGCTTCTTTATTAGCAGCTTCCCCGATTCTCTGTTGTTGATTTCAATTGTGCCCGAACAAATATCAGAAAAGACTTCGTGATCAAAGCCTGATGGAAATTGATGTTTACACCATTCAATACATCGCAGCTGTTGGGTATCCAAAGACCGATCCTCGCGATCCTCTTTTTCAGCAGATATTCTTATATATATTGCAACCCTTACCAATGGTTACCCCTTGCTCGATTGTTCGCCTTCTTCGTCCTCCCTGACCCACCCTTCCAATAGCTCATAGATATCTTTCATCTCTTTCCCCGTCACTTCAGTATCATAT
This window of the Candidatus Margulisiibacteriota bacterium genome carries:
- a CDS encoding ORF6N domain-containing protein, with product MNELVPLERIESKIYLIRGQKVMLDRDLAALYGVATKVLKQAVNRNLDRFPEDFMFELDRKEFDDWRSQFVTSNADRMGLRWRPYAFTEQGVAMLSSVLNSERAIQVNIQIMRAFVKFKQALFFHKELALKLDLLEERFGKRLDKHEREIGAIFEAIRKMLIVEERPKKRIGFI
- a CDS encoding SDR family oxidoreductase, coding for MDKKTILLTGASQGIGKETALLFQARGWNVAATMRQPGKSALPGIFCPALDVTEPETIEAAVAATIARFGGIDVLLNNAGYGAVGPFEAATREQIVRQYETNLFGLMAVTRAVLPHFRQRRNGLIINVTSVAGRTTFPLYTLYNSTKWAVEGFSEALRFELEPLNIKVKVVEPAGIKTEFSHSSADILVDPKLTDYEPFIARVKPWIEQMDKGGHPPREAAEVIYRAASDNRNKFRYVVGTDGKFLLFLKRLLPDNWVFAFSKMLFVKGASR
- a CDS encoding recombinase family protein, producing the protein MVRVAIYIRISAEKEDREDRSLDTQQLRCIEWCKHQFPSGFDHEVFSDICSGTIEINNRESGKLLIKKLKEFDYIVVNRLDRMFRNVADCSEKLKVYKQQDVKFVSLSEHIDTSNAIGDLLVNIVSSIAQFEAKLDGERIRETNAATAASGRWTGGQYAPYGYDYDKDDKDNKGLKINSDESSTIKMIFRWFTKDLLSGRAIADKLNAMKVFTKAGKMWMSQRVLAVIRNPIYTGKIAYGRRRPVLSTTRSDKRWWKQAESKDWQIAKGLHKPIIDEEEFRTAQKMLGERKKTASFSRLKRYHLLTGLIRCGLCGYSMGVKTCRSTPKHPRKTSFSTYYCRGYLYGGKHYCKGVNANYKRLNDAVVQAVKENIEGTTFVDEFNEHLKSRKKKEIVDIEPYVKRLNEKYSKQIEMYENGLITLDQLKQRKEALDKEKADLFQSSKNETKQAVSIGKMKKFTSIWRKMTDVKRKMFLRELIEVIIVKKDRAVIKFKHLKLNGWETEKIIHGY
- a CDS encoding serine hydrolase domain-containing protein: MNNKLFILGLAAILGLSLLSGCSTSSSGPGQYQPYLNALLAAEWANYSAGKANFGGGLAMYIISPKGSFYVSANMPGGTADTHFRGASTTKSYTAAAIMLLHQQGKLNIDDLITANIPGSTEPYVPNTANYNIPNKNAITIKLLLNHRAGVWDITNQDIPSTETEPYAGYNYLDYVKGIDPEHTFTCDELVGVVATCELCNFTPSASYEYSDTGYSLLGKIIERVSGLRYDQFMQANLLIPNGLTKTSFPYLGTDRTIPTPFETGYQYLSGALTDVTVDNMSGHLAEGNVITTPADLAKWMRALIEGTAGLNAATVGLMTTEATARNYGLGIFRIPGLGYGHNGAHNGYLTTALCDPVQDVTVVMSASVINWNDLAGEMACLYNTSRAVKNLLGYSTAEGY
- a CDS encoding linear amide C-N hydrolase, producing MKKTLFVLLAAVLALPALACSDFLLNNSGSQVVSARTMDFGLELQAQVVVVPRGEKCVSALSETDTYMKWTSKYGFVGTNVAHLPAFTDGLNEKGLSIGTLWLTATKYPDVSKVDRSKVIQIGDVAHWILGSFATVDEVKLALTKTVVTGVPYKQMNNMLLPLHLAIHDRNKKSLVVEFVGGKWQIYDNPYNVMTNDPPFPEMVKTLARYNKLNNDRGGMLGLPGDSLPPSRFARIYVLNKFVARSRNAREAVNNARHILDRVTLVNGEVKNSITEYGLVRDHKNLVYYVIDDENTNLRAIDLKKLDFKPGAKQSATPIAADNWFVPANGELTPLL
- the rsgA gene encoding ribosome small subunit-dependent GTPase A, coding for MPDQDLTARVVAQYRGKYRVRSGAAECWAEVTGKMMFSAAAKTDYPVVGDLVIISELEPGHAVIREILSRRTILSRKAAGQDDVQPIAANIDVAFVVQAVDRDFNLNRLERYLTIVKAGKIEPVIVLNKSDLASEEELADKVAQLKERFRDIEIVTTSAADGSGIAGLRQAISKGKVYCFVGSSGVGKSSLINELLGQELLKTKMISASTKKGRHATTHRELFVLKNGGMVIDNPGIREVGLAQVGEAVADVFSDISAIAKACKFADCTHDHEPGCAVLAAVRSGELSEAKYQNYLKLKKESAHYDLSSLERKQKERSFGRMLKNYKKQAG
- a CDS encoding DUF6790 family protein, giving the protein MIWLICLALVAIFSTVNIVWSKKPRTAANIIEIILLYLLVFQVGVMGLLAYINHVWNGAAIAALIGWPAGSPFQYEVGMMNLGQGVLGILCIWFRKDFWLATAIVASITMVGCGVGHVREIIYNNNWSPYNAGLGIWIETVLMPIALLTLVSILRRWNSRAGS
- a CDS encoding EamA family transporter, giving the protein MRHLLTWMFIYTLVMALGQIFLKLGMSKMAGFSLQSTKDAFLILPGLLRSPYILLGAGLMAASFVLWLFILSWFRLSLVFPLTALTYVFVVLLSYFMLGEKLLSQNYAGIVLIAFGIFFLLYK
- a CDS encoding copper resistance protein NlpE: MNKWLGLALILLIVICLGLGFFFINRKEPGTTYEGVLPGADCAGLKTELTLYQDGTYFLKETYLATRDGDKTFTSAGKWQTVKFGKYEIIQLNYNKPQEIYNFRQKDADHLVVVDKELKMIDCPMNLTLSRKK
- a CDS encoding flavodoxin family protein; the protein is MKTLLICASYHHQNTLKVARAIAEVLGAKIAAPADVDPTSLAGYDLIGFGSGVYDSKFHVGILDLVARLPELKGKKAFVFSTNTFGLKLFNDRFKPLLAQKGFAVIGDFTCPGFIDFSFIKYFFGGISKGRPNEKDIQNAREFAKQLLK